Proteins from a genomic interval of Myxococcales bacterium:
- the rpoC gene encoding DNA-directed RNA polymerase subunit beta' produces MKDIFNFFEKPKDPLSFSAIRISLASPERIREWSHGEVKKPETINYRTFKPERDGLFCCKIFGPVKDYECLCGKYKRMKHRGVVCEKCGVEVIQAKVRRERLGHINLATPVAHIWFLKSLPSRIGTLVDISLKDLEKVLYSESYVVIDPKQTGMQSGELLTEERYIKAIEQFGEDGFSAGMGAEAIRDMLKSLEIDKLSEQLRQEMRDATSEAKRKKIAKRLKVADAFRESGNSPEWMMLEVVPVIPPDLRPLVPLDGGRFATSDLNDLYRRVINRNNRLKRLQELNAPEIIIRNEKRMLQEAVDALFDNGRRGKTITGPNKRPLKSLSDMLKGKQGRFRQNLLGKRVDYSGRSVIVVGPELRLHQCGLPKKMALELFKPFIYNKLEERGLVTTIKSAKKMVEKEKPEVWDILEEVIKEHPILLNRAPTLHRLGIQAFEPLLIEGKAIQLHPLVCAAFNADFDGDQMAVHVPLSLEAQMEARVLMMSTNNILSPANGRPIILPSQDIVLGLYYMTRERLFARGEHRDPGSSTEEQLRGVYASIDEVRAAYDHGELDLQAAIKVRIAGKIELTTVGRTLLYDGIPPGLPFKLVNRVMGKKQLGDLIDACYRAFGQKETVLLADRLRSLGYTNATRAGASICVSDLLIPDAKTKLLDQAQGDVREIEEQYTEGLITDGERYNKVVDIWAQVAEQIAEEMMREIGTEEATNLRTGEKRQTPSFNPIYIMADSGARGSAQQIRQLAGMRGLMAKPSGEIIETPITTNFREGLSVLEYFISTHGARKGLADTALKTANSGYLTRRLVDVAQDCIIGEKDCGTLDGVELTALVEGGEIIEKLGDRILGRVSSEDIFDPYTGEVLVQAGEEITEEKVRVIEDAGIDKVKIRSVLTCETRRGTCVLCYGRDLARGYMVNVGESVGVIAAQSIGEPGTQLTMRTFHIGGVGQVRTEQSQLESRYDGIVKIENTNLVHRGKEWIVMNRHGEFVIQDETGRERERYGLTYGARLYFAEGDRVKAGQLLAEWDPFSVPILTEVSGVVKFGDVIDGVTMTEQLDEVTGLSRKSITESKDPDLRPRISIKDEGGTTKQIPGSDNQARYFLPVGATIAVMEGDTLEAGDIIARIPRETTKTKDITGGLPRVAELFEARKPKEHAVVTEVDGVVSFGKDTKGKRKVVITPDHGGDPKEYLISKGKHLSVREGDRVQAGEPLMDGAANPHDILRVLGEKALAKFLVDEIQEVYRLQGVKINDKHIEVIVRQMLRRVRVSDVGDTNFLIDEHVEKWAFVEENERVLAKGGRPAQAEALLLGITKASLSTESFISASSFQETTKVLTEAAVNGKVDYLRGLKENVIMGRLIPAGTGLGAYKRLTMRVEEPEEAAAQAMAGSLGPVPAPTSEGAMMTQEDY; encoded by the coding sequence ATGAAAGACATCTTCAATTTCTTCGAGAAGCCGAAAGATCCACTTTCCTTCTCGGCGATCCGCATCTCGCTCGCCTCACCGGAACGCATCCGGGAGTGGTCGCACGGCGAGGTGAAGAAGCCTGAAACCATCAACTACCGGACGTTCAAACCGGAGCGGGATGGTTTGTTCTGCTGCAAGATCTTTGGCCCAGTCAAAGACTACGAGTGCTTGTGCGGGAAGTACAAGCGCATGAAGCACCGCGGCGTCGTGTGCGAGAAGTGTGGCGTCGAGGTCATCCAGGCCAAGGTGCGCCGCGAGCGGCTGGGTCACATCAACCTGGCGACCCCCGTCGCGCATATCTGGTTCCTCAAGTCGCTCCCGTCGCGCATCGGCACCCTGGTGGACATTTCGCTGAAGGACCTCGAGAAGGTTCTTTACAGCGAGAGCTACGTCGTCATCGACCCGAAGCAGACAGGGATGCAGTCGGGTGAGCTCCTTACCGAGGAGCGTTACATCAAGGCCATCGAGCAGTTCGGCGAGGACGGGTTCTCGGCCGGAATGGGGGCCGAAGCCATCCGCGACATGCTCAAGAGCCTCGAGATCGACAAGCTCTCGGAGCAGCTTCGTCAGGAGATGCGGGATGCGACGAGCGAGGCGAAGCGCAAGAAGATCGCCAAGCGCTTGAAGGTCGCGGACGCCTTCCGTGAGTCCGGTAACAGCCCCGAGTGGATGATGCTGGAAGTGGTTCCAGTGATTCCGCCTGACCTGCGCCCTCTGGTTCCTCTTGATGGTGGGCGGTTCGCAACGAGCGATCTGAACGACCTTTACCGCCGCGTCATCAACCGAAACAACCGCCTCAAGCGCCTGCAGGAGCTGAACGCTCCGGAGATCATCATCCGGAACGAAAAGCGCATGCTTCAGGAAGCTGTCGATGCTCTTTTCGACAACGGTCGTCGCGGGAAGACGATCACGGGCCCCAACAAGCGCCCCCTGAAGTCTCTCTCTGACATGCTCAAGGGCAAGCAGGGGCGCTTCCGGCAGAACCTGTTGGGCAAGCGCGTCGACTACTCTGGCCGTTCGGTCATCGTTGTTGGCCCCGAGCTCCGGCTCCATCAATGCGGGCTCCCGAAGAAGATGGCGCTCGAGCTCTTCAAGCCGTTCATCTACAACAAGCTCGAAGAGCGTGGTCTCGTCACCACGATCAAGAGTGCGAAGAAGATGGTCGAGAAGGAGAAGCCCGAGGTTTGGGACATCCTCGAAGAGGTCATCAAGGAGCATCCCATCCTGCTCAACCGTGCGCCCACCTTGCACCGGCTGGGTATTCAGGCGTTCGAGCCTTTGCTCATCGAAGGCAAGGCGATTCAGCTTCACCCGCTGGTGTGTGCGGCTTTTAACGCCGACTTCGACGGCGATCAGATGGCCGTGCACGTCCCTCTGTCGCTCGAGGCGCAGATGGAAGCACGCGTGCTGATGATGTCCACGAACAACATCCTCAGCCCAGCTAACGGTCGTCCGATCATCCTGCCCTCGCAGGATATCGTTCTCGGCCTTTACTACATGACGCGCGAGCGACTGTTCGCGAGGGGCGAACACCGAGATCCAGGGAGCAGTACGGAAGAGCAGCTTCGCGGCGTGTACGCCTCGATCGATGAGGTCCGTGCGGCCTACGATCACGGCGAGCTCGATCTCCAGGCTGCGATCAAGGTTCGCATCGCGGGGAAGATCGAACTCACGACAGTGGGTCGCACCTTGCTTTACGACGGGATTCCTCCGGGACTGCCCTTCAAATTGGTTAACCGCGTCATGGGCAAGAAGCAGCTGGGTGATCTCATCGACGCCTGCTATCGCGCCTTCGGTCAGAAAGAAACCGTTCTTCTGGCAGATCGGTTGAGGTCCCTCGGCTACACCAACGCTACGCGCGCCGGTGCGTCGATCTGCGTATCGGATCTGTTGATTCCAGATGCAAAGACCAAGCTTCTGGATCAGGCCCAGGGCGATGTTCGTGAGATCGAGGAACAGTATACCGAGGGGCTCATCACCGACGGTGAGCGCTACAACAAGGTGGTGGATATCTGGGCGCAGGTTGCCGAGCAGATCGCAGAAGAGATGATGCGAGAGATCGGTACGGAAGAGGCCACCAACCTCCGAACGGGAGAGAAGCGTCAGACGCCGTCCTTCAACCCGATTTACATCATGGCGGACTCGGGGGCGCGTGGTTCGGCTCAGCAGATTCGTCAGCTGGCCGGCATGCGCGGCCTCATGGCCAAGCCCTCGGGCGAGATTATCGAAACACCGATTACCACGAACTTCCGTGAGGGTCTGTCGGTGCTCGAGTACTTCATTTCGACCCACGGTGCCCGCAAGGGGCTTGCCGATACGGCCCTCAAGACGGCGAACTCGGGTTACCTGACTCGCCGGCTGGTGGACGTGGCTCAGGACTGCATCATCGGTGAGAAGGACTGCGGCACGCTCGACGGCGTCGAGCTGACAGCGCTGGTCGAGGGGGGCGAAATCATCGAGAAGTTGGGCGACCGTATCCTTGGTCGCGTCTCGTCTGAAGACATCTTCGACCCTTACACGGGTGAGGTGCTGGTTCAGGCGGGTGAGGAGATCACCGAAGAGAAGGTTCGCGTGATCGAAGACGCTGGCATCGACAAGGTGAAGATCCGGTCGGTGCTGACCTGTGAGACCCGCCGAGGCACCTGCGTTCTTTGTTACGGCCGCGATCTGGCACGCGGATACATGGTGAACGTAGGGGAGTCGGTGGGCGTCATCGCGGCTCAGTCCATCGGCGAACCCGGCACGCAGCTGACGATGCGGACGTTCCACATCGGCGGTGTCGGTCAGGTACGTACGGAGCAGTCTCAGCTCGAATCACGCTACGATGGTATCGTGAAGATCGAGAACACGAACCTTGTCCACCGTGGCAAGGAGTGGATCGTCATGAACCGTCACGGCGAGTTCGTGATCCAGGACGAGACGGGCCGCGAGCGTGAACGTTACGGACTGACGTACGGTGCGCGCCTATACTTCGCCGAGGGAGACCGCGTCAAGGCCGGTCAGCTCCTTGCAGAGTGGGACCCCTTCTCTGTGCCCATCCTCACGGAAGTGTCCGGTGTGGTGAAGTTCGGCGACGTGATCGACGGCGTCACCATGACCGAACAGCTCGACGAAGTGACCGGCCTTTCTCGAAAGAGCATCACGGAGTCGAAGGATCCGGACTTGCGTCCCCGCATCTCGATCAAAGACGAGGGCGGAACCACCAAACAGATCCCGGGCTCGGACAACCAGGCCCGCTACTTCTTGCCGGTGGGCGCGACGATCGCCGTCATGGAAGGCGATACACTGGAGGCCGGCGACATCATCGCGCGTATCCCGCGCGAAACCACGAAGACCAAGGACATCACAGGCGGCTTGCCTCGAGTTGCCGAACTCTTCGAGGCGCGCAAGCCCAAGGAACACGCGGTGGTCACCGAGGTCGACGGCGTGGTTTCGTTCGGCAAGGATACCAAGGGTAAGCGCAAGGTCGTCATCACGCCGGACCATGGGGGCGATCCCAAGGAGTACCTGATCTCCAAGGGCAAGCACCTCTCGGTGCGAGAAGGTGACCGCGTGCAAGCCGGCGAGCCTCTGATGGACGGGGCAGCCAATCCGCACGACATCCTTCGAGTCCTGGGTGAGAAGGCGCTCGCCAAGTTCCTCGTGGACGAGATTCAAGAGGTGTACCGTCTGCAGGGCGTGAAGATCAACGACAAGCACATCGAGGTGATCGTGCGCCAGATGCTCCGCCGCGTCCGTGTTTCGGACGTGGGGGATACGAACTTCCTCATTGACGAGCACGTCGAGAAGTGGGCGTTCGTAGAGGAGAATGAACGGGTGCTCGCAAAGGGTGGACGTCCGGCGCAGGCCGAGGCTCTGCTGCTCGGCATCACTAAGGCGTCGTTGTCGACCGAGAGCTTCATCTCCGCATCCTCGTTCCAGGAGACCACGAAGGTCCTCACCGAAGCCGCAGTCAACGGTAAGGTCGATTACCTGCGGGGCCTCAAGGAGAACGTCATCATGGGCCGCCTGATTCCCGCGGGAACGGGTCTTGGAGCGTACAAGCGACTGACCATGCGGGTTGAGGAGCCTGAGGAGGCAGCCGCTCAAGCCATGGCGGGCAGTCTCGGACCCGTGCCGGCGCCCACCAGCGAAGGCGCCATGATGACTCAGGAAGATTACTAG
- the rpsL gene encoding 30S ribosomal protein S12 has product MPTINQLVRRGRSLQRRKTASPALKACPQRRGVCTRVYTTTPKKPNSALRKVARVRLTNGMEVTTYIPGEGHNLQEHSVVLIRGGRVKDLPGVRYHIVRGSLDTTGVNNRKQGRSKYGAKRPK; this is encoded by the coding sequence ATGCCTACAATCAACCAGCTCGTCCGGCGCGGCCGCAGCCTTCAGCGCCGCAAGACCGCCTCTCCGGCACTCAAGGCTTGCCCGCAGCGCCGTGGCGTTTGCACGCGCGTATACACCACCACTCCGAAGAAGCCGAACTCGGCCCTCCGCAAAGTGGCGCGTGTCCGTCTGACCAACGGCATGGAAGTGACCACCTACATCCCGGGTGAAGGGCACAACCTCCAGGAGCACTCCGTGGTTCTCATTCGTGGAGGCCGTGTCAAGGACTTGCCGGGCGTCCGCTACCACATCGTGCGCGGCAGCCTGGACACGACAGGCGTGAACAACCGCAAGCAGGGCCGTTCAAAGTACGGCGCGAAGCGCCCGAAGTAA
- the rpsG gene encoding 30S ribosomal protein S7, which produces MPRKGEVPKRKPLPDPKFTDQPMEARRRVTKFINTVMLSGKKAVAEGIVYGSFDLVAEKAKDDPVKVWDRALQNVQPRLEVKSRRVGGATYQVPIDVRNDRAMTLGMRWLIQAARSRNDGRTMVEKLANELVDASNNRGAAVKKREDTHKMAEANKAFSHYRW; this is translated from the coding sequence ATGCCCCGTAAAGGTGAAGTCCCAAAAAGAAAGCCACTTCCCGATCCGAAGTTTACGGATCAGCCGATGGAGGCTCGACGTCGCGTCACCAAGTTCATCAACACGGTGATGCTTTCCGGAAAGAAGGCGGTGGCCGAAGGAATCGTCTATGGTTCCTTTGACTTGGTCGCTGAGAAAGCCAAAGACGATCCGGTCAAGGTCTGGGACCGTGCGCTCCAGAACGTGCAGCCCCGGCTCGAGGTTAAGTCCCGCCGCGTGGGCGGTGCAACGTACCAGGTTCCGATCGATGTGCGCAACGACCGCGCCATGACTCTTGGCATGCGCTGGCTCATACAGGCTGCACGTAGCCGGAATGACGGCCGTACCATGGTCGAGAAGCTTGCCAACGAATTGGTCGACGCATCGAACAATCGGGGCGCGGCCGTGAAGAAGCGTGAGGACACGCACAAGATGGCCGAGGCCAACAAGGCCTTCTCGCACTACCGCTGGTAG
- the fusA gene encoding elongation factor G, with translation MVRQTSVDLTRNIGIMAHIDAGKTTTTERILYYTGVSRKMGEVDEGTAVMDWMEQEQERGITITAAATTCFWREHRINIIDTPGHVDFTMEVERSLRVLDGAVAVFCAVAGFQPQSETVWRQAEKYRVPRVAFINKMDRTGANPWRCVDQIRERANAHPVVTQIPLGLEDTFTGVIDLLTMKALEWVGDVTGTFFNVLEIPAELVPSAKKARVAMVEALGEVDDEILTLYVEGAEISQERLRAALRRATIAGKAVPVLMGAAFRNRGVQPLLDAVVDYLPSPADLPPVVGVDLEGQSVSRPASPDAPLASLAFKLMSDPYLGQLTYLRVYAGQLAVGDTVLNASSGKRERVARLFRMHANRREEIKLATAGDIAAAAGLRTTATGDTLCDGAAPIKLALIDIPTPAVRLTIEPKNQASADKLSESLKRLALEDPSFEVSYDSETGQTILAGVGELHLEILVDRLVREFGVEGRVGRPQVAYRETVTRTQKNTVRHEVQVGLRGQFAEVTLQVEPKPPGTGLLLVDESSDEQIPRAFLPAVQRGIRNALSTGFVAGYPVTDVQVTIMGGAFHPVDSSEQAFEVAGSLAARGAGRDATPALLEPIMTVEVMVPTEFTGEITGNLMSRRGRVLGIDARGSVQALTAEIPLANMFGYATELRSLSQGRATFTMQFSHYGPVPSSVADSILERLRGPVS, from the coding sequence GTGGTTCGTCAAACTTCCGTCGATCTGACCCGAAACATCGGGATCATGGCGCATATCGATGCGGGTAAGACGACCACGACCGAGCGGATTCTCTACTACACCGGCGTCTCCCGCAAAATGGGCGAAGTCGATGAGGGAACCGCCGTCATGGACTGGATGGAGCAGGAGCAGGAACGCGGCATTACGATCACCGCGGCCGCGACGACCTGCTTTTGGCGAGAACACCGAATCAACATCATCGACACCCCGGGCCACGTGGATTTCACCATGGAAGTAGAACGCAGCTTGCGCGTCCTTGACGGCGCGGTGGCGGTATTTTGCGCCGTGGCGGGTTTCCAGCCCCAATCAGAGACGGTGTGGCGCCAAGCCGAAAAGTACCGGGTGCCCCGCGTTGCGTTCATCAATAAGATGGACCGAACCGGGGCGAATCCCTGGCGCTGTGTCGACCAAATCAGGGAGCGGGCGAACGCCCATCCCGTGGTGACCCAGATTCCGCTCGGACTCGAGGACACCTTTACGGGCGTGATCGACCTTTTGACGATGAAGGCGCTCGAGTGGGTGGGGGACGTTACGGGTACGTTCTTTAACGTTCTCGAGATTCCCGCCGAGTTGGTTCCTTCCGCGAAGAAGGCGCGGGTTGCCATGGTCGAGGCCCTCGGAGAAGTCGACGACGAGATCCTGACCCTTTACGTCGAAGGTGCCGAGATTTCGCAGGAGCGGCTTCGTGCGGCCCTACGCCGGGCCACAATCGCGGGAAAAGCCGTGCCCGTGCTCATGGGGGCAGCGTTTCGCAACCGAGGAGTGCAGCCGCTTCTGGACGCGGTCGTCGACTACCTGCCGTCTCCCGCAGACCTACCTCCCGTGGTCGGTGTCGACCTCGAGGGACAAAGCGTGAGCCGCCCTGCTAGCCCCGATGCGCCCCTTGCGAGTTTGGCGTTCAAGCTCATGAGCGACCCCTACCTCGGGCAGCTCACGTATCTTCGGGTATACGCGGGGCAGCTTGCCGTGGGAGACACGGTGCTCAACGCAAGCAGCGGAAAACGAGAGCGGGTGGCGCGCCTCTTCCGCATGCATGCCAACCGTCGGGAGGAGATCAAGCTGGCCACGGCGGGCGATATCGCCGCTGCGGCAGGCCTGCGAACGACGGCCACAGGCGACACGCTCTGTGATGGGGCTGCCCCTATCAAGCTTGCCTTGATCGACATTCCGACGCCTGCGGTCAGGCTCACCATCGAGCCGAAAAATCAAGCCAGCGCGGACAAGCTCTCGGAGTCACTCAAGCGGCTGGCGCTCGAGGATCCTTCCTTCGAGGTCTCGTACGATAGCGAGACGGGGCAAACCATCTTGGCGGGGGTAGGGGAGCTACACCTCGAAATCCTGGTGGACCGGCTGGTTCGTGAGTTCGGCGTGGAGGGGAGGGTGGGGAGGCCACAGGTGGCCTACCGAGAGACCGTGACGCGTACCCAGAAGAACACAGTCCGGCACGAGGTCCAGGTAGGACTCCGGGGCCAGTTTGCTGAGGTGACGTTGCAGGTCGAGCCCAAGCCCCCCGGAACGGGATTGCTGCTCGTCGACGAGAGCAGCGACGAACAGATTCCGCGGGCCTTCCTGCCAGCCGTGCAGCGGGGGATTCGCAACGCCCTGTCCACGGGCTTCGTTGCGGGCTACCCGGTCACGGACGTTCAGGTCACGATCATGGGCGGGGCCTTCCACCCGGTGGACTCCAGCGAGCAGGCCTTCGAGGTCGCAGGGTCGTTGGCGGCGCGCGGCGCGGGACGCGACGCGACTCCCGCGCTCCTCGAGCCAATCATGACCGTCGAGGTCATGGTACCGACCGAGTTCACCGGTGAAATAACTGGAAATTTAATGTCGCGCCGAGGCCGAGTTCTTGGTATTGATGCGCGCGGCTCGGTCCAGGCCCTTACGGCGGAGATTCCTCTCGCCAACATGTTTGGGTACGCAACCGAGCTGAGGTCGCTCTCCCAGGGCCGCGCGACCTTCACCATGCAGTTTTCGCACTACGGCCCGGTCCCGTCTTCGGTCGCGGATTCCATCCTCGAGCGACTCCGAGGCCCGGTATCCTGA
- the tuf gene encoding elongation factor Tu: protein MAKEKFNRTKPHLNVGTIGHVDHGKTTLTAAITKVQTDKGQAKFMGYDQIDKAPEERERGITISIAHVEYETNKRHYAHVDCPGHADYIKNMITGAAQMDGAILVVSAPDGPMPQTREHILLARQVGVPAIVVFLNKVDMIDAGDAELLDLVELELRELLSKYQFPGDDTPIVRGSALKALEGDKSEIGVAAIDKLMDACDSFIPEPKREIDKPFLMPVEDVFTISGRGTVVTGRVERGRVKVGEEIEIIGLRDTQKSTVTGVEMFRKLLDEGQAGDNIGALLRGTKKEDVERGQVLAHPGSVKGHKKFAGEVYILKKEEGGRHTPFFKGYRPQFYFRTTDVTGDVTLPAGVEMVMPGDNVSIEVELLVPIACEEGLRFAIREGGRTVGAGVVAKILD, encoded by the coding sequence ATGGCTAAAGAGAAATTCAACCGCACCAAGCCACACCTGAACGTGGGAACGATCGGACACGTCGACCACGGGAAGACGACGCTGACGGCGGCGATCACGAAGGTGCAGACCGACAAGGGTCAGGCGAAGTTCATGGGGTACGATCAGATCGATAAGGCCCCCGAAGAACGGGAACGCGGCATCACGATCTCGATCGCCCACGTGGAGTACGAGACGAACAAGCGCCACTACGCGCACGTCGACTGCCCCGGGCACGCTGACTACATCAAGAACATGATCACGGGCGCGGCGCAGATGGATGGCGCGATCCTAGTGGTGAGCGCACCTGACGGACCGATGCCGCAAACGCGCGAGCACATTCTGCTGGCGCGCCAGGTCGGTGTTCCCGCGATCGTGGTCTTCCTGAACAAGGTAGATATGATCGACGCAGGAGACGCAGAGCTTCTGGACCTGGTGGAGCTCGAGCTCCGTGAGCTCCTGTCGAAGTACCAGTTCCCCGGCGACGACACACCGATCGTGCGAGGCAGCGCGCTCAAGGCGCTCGAGGGGGACAAGAGCGAGATCGGGGTGGCGGCCATCGACAAGCTGATGGACGCATGCGACTCGTTCATTCCTGAGCCGAAGCGCGAGATCGACAAGCCGTTCCTGATGCCGGTGGAAGACGTGTTCACGATCTCCGGACGTGGCACGGTGGTGACGGGACGCGTAGAGCGCGGACGTGTGAAGGTGGGTGAGGAAATCGAAATCATCGGCCTCCGCGACACGCAGAAGTCGACCGTCACGGGCGTGGAAATGTTCCGGAAGCTGCTCGACGAGGGACAGGCCGGCGACAACATCGGCGCCCTTCTCCGTGGCACGAAGAAGGAAGACGTGGAGCGCGGACAGGTGCTGGCGCACCCTGGCAGCGTGAAGGGTCACAAGAAGTTCGCGGGCGAGGTGTACATCCTGAAGAAAGAGGAGGGTGGTCGCCACACGCCGTTCTTCAAGGGGTATCGCCCACAGTTCTACTTCCGCACGACGGACGTCACCGGAGATGTGACTCTGCCAGCGGGGGTTGAGATGGTGATGCCGGGCGACAACGTCAGCATCGAGGTCGAGTTGCTCGTCCCGATCGCTTGCGAAGAAGGTCTGCGCTTCGCAATTCGCGAAGGTGGCCGTACCGTCGGCGCCGGCGTCGTGGCTAAGATTCTCGACTAA
- the rpsJ gene encoding 30S ribosomal protein S10, which yields MTPKIRIRLKAYDHRLLDQSASEIVDTAKRTGAKVAGPIPLPTKINKYCVLRGPHVDKKSREQFEIRTHKRLLDILDPTQQTLDALMKLDLSAGVDVEIKT from the coding sequence TTGACTCCGAAAATCCGAATCCGGTTGAAGGCTTATGACCACCGCTTGCTGGACCAGTCGGCCAGCGAGATCGTCGATACGGCGAAGCGCACGGGCGCAAAGGTGGCTGGCCCAATCCCGTTGCCCACCAAGATCAACAAGTACTGCGTTCTGCGCGGACCTCACGTCGACAAAAAGTCTCGGGAGCAGTTCGAGATTCGTACGCACAAGCGGTTGCTCGATATCCTCGATCCTACGCAGCAGACCTTGGACGCGTTGATGAAGCTCGACCTGTCCGCAGGCGTGGACGTCGAAATCAAGACCTAA
- the rplD gene encoding 50S ribosomal protein L4 → MQLDVVDTQGNIVGQIDVADDVFGREVKEHLLWEMVKAQRAARRAGTHDTKTRADVRGGGKKPYRQKGTGGARQGSTRAPHYVGGGVVFGPHPRSYAYTVPKKVKKAALASALSLRAQEKKIVVVEGLSFETPKTKEMAAVLKALGLPSALIVSAKEAVNTTKSVRNLKDAKCLPPEGLNVYDILDHEGLVISKDVIRAIEGRVVASETAESAA, encoded by the coding sequence ATGCAGCTCGACGTTGTCGATACTCAGGGAAATATAGTGGGCCAGATCGACGTGGCCGATGACGTGTTCGGTCGCGAGGTCAAGGAGCACCTCCTTTGGGAGATGGTCAAGGCGCAGCGCGCCGCGCGCCGGGCAGGAACTCACGACACGAAGACCCGCGCTGATGTGCGTGGCGGCGGGAAGAAGCCATATCGTCAAAAGGGCACCGGCGGTGCCCGGCAGGGTTCGACCCGCGCTCCCCACTACGTGGGCGGTGGCGTGGTTTTTGGTCCGCACCCAAGAAGCTATGCGTACACTGTGCCCAAGAAGGTGAAGAAAGCGGCTCTCGCCAGTGCCTTGTCTCTTCGGGCCCAGGAGAAGAAGATTGTCGTCGTGGAAGGTCTCTCTTTCGAGACGCCGAAGACGAAGGAAATGGCCGCCGTGCTCAAGGCCTTGGGGCTGCCCTCTGCGCTTATCGTCAGCGCCAAAGAGGCCGTGAATACCACGAAATCCGTACGTAACCTCAAGGACGCCAAGTGTCTGCCCCCAGAAGGGCTCAACGTCTACGACATCCTCGACCACGAAGGACTGGTGATATCCAAGGACGTCATCCGTGCCATCGAGGGTCGTGTGGTCGCCTCCGAAACTGCGGAGTCGGCGGCCTGA
- the rplW gene encoding 50S ribosomal protein L23, whose product MRAAELIIKRPLLTEKGSRLKETGGSSDEGLTQDQIKSKVLFEVVKDANKIEIRHAVQKLWNVEVLSVHTQIMPSREKRVGRFVGRRSPWKKAIVTLAPGQSIEFFEGV is encoded by the coding sequence ATGCGCGCTGCAGAGCTCATCATCAAACGGCCTCTTCTCACCGAGAAGGGGAGCCGACTGAAGGAAACCGGTGGCAGCTCCGACGAGGGGCTGACGCAGGATCAGATCAAGTCCAAGGTGCTCTTCGAGGTCGTCAAGGACGCCAACAAGATCGAGATTCGTCACGCCGTACAGAAGCTGTGGAACGTGGAAGTCCTCAGCGTTCACACCCAGATCATGCCTAGCCGCGAAAAGCGGGTAGGGCGCTTCGTTGGTCGCCGCTCTCCCTGGAAGAAGGCGATCGTAACGCTGGCACCCGGGCAGTCGATCGAGTTCTTCGAGGGAGTTTAA
- the rplB gene encoding 50S ribosomal protein L2, protein MGIRKLNPTSPGVRSRVAPDFAELTVGNRPARALVEGKPGVGGRNNYGRITSRFRGGGHKRRYRIIDFKRDKVGVPARVATIEYDPNRSARIALLNYADGEKRYILAPVGLRVGDQVLSSRNADIKPGNSLPLRSIPLGTMVHNIEIKIHAGAQLVRSAGGGAQVLAKEGDWGQLRLPSGEVRRVHLDCRATIGQVGNVEHNASSIGKAGRKRWLGRRPHNRGVVMNPIDHPMGGGEGRSSGGRHPCSPWGQQSKGLKTRSNKRTDAMIVRRRGQKN, encoded by the coding sequence ATGGGCATCCGCAAACTGAACCCAACCTCTCCAGGCGTTCGCTCACGCGTCGCCCCCGACTTTGCCGAGCTGACGGTTGGAAATCGTCCCGCGCGTGCACTGGTCGAAGGGAAGCCAGGCGTTGGTGGACGAAATAATTACGGTCGAATCACGTCGCGGTTCCGCGGTGGCGGACACAAGCGCCGGTACCGGATCATCGACTTCAAGCGTGACAAGGTGGGCGTTCCCGCTCGCGTTGCCACCATCGAGTACGATCCTAACCGCAGTGCTCGTATCGCGTTGTTGAACTACGCAGACGGCGAAAAGCGCTACATTCTGGCGCCGGTCGGCCTTCGCGTAGGGGACCAGGTTTTGTCGTCGCGGAATGCGGACATCAAGCCTGGAAACAGCCTCCCGCTTCGCTCGATCCCCCTTGGTACGATGGTTCACAACATCGAGATCAAGATCCACGCCGGTGCCCAGCTCGTACGGTCCGCAGGTGGTGGTGCCCAGGTCCTGGCGAAAGAGGGCGATTGGGGTCAGCTCCGCCTCCCCTCTGGCGAGGTTCGCCGCGTGCACCTCGATTGCCGGGCGACCATCGGGCAGGTCGGAAACGTCGAACACAACGCCTCGTCCATTGGCAAGGCGGGACGTAAGCGCTGGCTTGGACGCCGCCCACACAATCGCGGCGTCGTGATGAACCCGATTGACCACCCGATGGGCGGTGGTGAAGGCCGGTCTTCCGGTGGACGTCACCCCTGTTCTCCCTGGGGCCAACAGTCCAAGGGCCTCAAGACCCGCTCCAACAAGCGCACTGACGCCATGATCGTCCGCCGCCGCGGCCAGAAGAACTGA
- the rpsS gene encoding 30S ribosomal protein S19 gives MPRSIKKGPYIDSHLIDKVLDLQQQKGKKALKTWSRRSTIVPEMVGLTFNVHNGKKFVPVFVSENMVGHKLGEFSPTRTFHGHAGDKKDKK, from the coding sequence ATGCCACGTTCAATCAAGAAGGGTCCCTACATCGATTCGCACCTGATCGACAAGGTGCTGGACCTGCAGCAGCAGAAGGGCAAGAAGGCGCTCAAGACCTGGTCGCGCCGCTCCACCATCGTTCCCGAAATGGTGGGTCTCACGTTCAACGTGCACAACGGCAAGAAGTTCGTGCCGGTCTTCGTTTCGGAGAACATGGTCGGCCACAAGCTGGGCGAGTTCTCGCCGACGCGAACTTTCCACGGCCACGCCGGCGACAAGAAAGACAAGAAGTAG